Genomic DNA from Peribacillus sp. FSL H8-0477:
GAATAATGTTTGTTCTTTCGACGAAAAGGTTGGCTTCGTAATGAGTATGACCAAAAACTAATTGAACAACTAGAACTATTAAAGAAAGAGTGGCTGTATCAAAAGTCTATGCTGGAAAAAAGCGTCGATCCCTCACAAGATGCCATTCTGCAGACTAAGCTTGCAGAGATAAAGTACTTTTATCTGTTTAAAGAAGCCAAACAAAGAAGAGTTAGCCTTCGGAGATGATATGACGACATTATTTTGCCTGCTGGTTCTTGAAGATAGATTTTATACATACCTTACTAGTACAAGCTAAGTAAGGAGTGATGTCTTTGCAGCCAATTGTTTTTGTTGGAGTTATCGCCAGTATCATTTTTCTTCTATTAATTGTAGGTGCACC
This window encodes:
- a CDS encoding YaaL family protein; protein product: MFFRRKGWLRNEYDQKLIEQLELLKKEWLYQKSMLEKSVDPSQDAILQTKLAEIKYFYLFKEAKQRRVSLRR